One Campylobacter concisus DNA window includes the following coding sequences:
- a CDS encoding YggT family protein has protein sequence MILSTLFSAIANILHLIITVYTWIVIAAALISWVKPDPSSPVVQLLYRLTDPVYSFIRRYIKTEFNGIDFAPLIVLLALQLIDQFLIRLLFVFAASL, from the coding sequence ATGATACTTTCCACTCTATTTTCAGCGATCGCAAACATTTTGCACCTCATCATCACGGTCTATACGTGGATCGTCATTGCAGCGGCTCTCATTAGCTGGGTCAAGCCTGATCCTAGCTCGCCAGTCGTGCAGCTACTTTACAGGCTGACTGATCCTGTTTATAGCTTCATCAGACGCTACATCAAAACAGAATTTAACGGCATCGATTTTGCCCCGCTCATCGTGCTTTTAGCACTTCAACTCATAGATCAATTTTTAATAAGGCTTTTATTTGTTTTTGCTGCGTCACTTTAG
- a CDS encoding class 1 fructose-bisphosphatase, translating into MQELNQIFNTIKDIAKEISEVIKYADLGYTTHENATGDTQLKLDVKSDEIITAKFKQLSCVKALISEEKEDELEINKNAKFIIAYDPLDGSSLVDVNFAVGSIFGIYEDEVKPENLIAAAYSIYGPRLELVIAEKKGALPKFYRLGKDGEFKFVKELELKEKGKLNATGATQKGWSQTHRNFINELFNEGYRLRYSGAMVSDLHQILLKGGGLFSYPATSDHPNGKLRVVFEVLPFAFIYENAKGATSNGKNQTLFDIKIEKIHQTTPCFFGSRDEISLLHKFYEQK; encoded by the coding sequence ATGCAAGAACTAAACCAAATTTTTAACACCATTAAAGATATCGCAAAAGAGATAAGCGAGGTCATAAAATACGCCGATCTTGGCTACACAACTCACGAAAACGCAACTGGCGACACCCAGCTAAAGCTTGACGTCAAAAGTGACGAGATCATCACAGCTAAATTTAAGCAGCTTTCATGCGTAAAAGCGCTAATTAGCGAAGAGAAAGAGGATGAGCTTGAGATAAATAAAAATGCTAAATTTATCATCGCTTACGATCCGCTTGATGGCTCAAGCTTAGTTGATGTAAATTTCGCCGTTGGCTCGATCTTTGGCATCTACGAAGACGAGGTAAAACCAGAAAATTTAATAGCCGCAGCTTACAGCATCTATGGTCCAAGGCTTGAGCTAGTAATTGCTGAGAAAAAGGGCGCTTTGCCTAAATTTTATAGGCTTGGCAAAGATGGCGAGTTTAAATTTGTAAAAGAGCTTGAGCTAAAAGAAAAAGGCAAGCTAAACGCCACTGGAGCTACGCAAAAAGGCTGGAGCCAAACGCATAGAAACTTCATAAACGAGCTATTTAACGAGGGCTACAGGCTAAGATACTCAGGTGCGATGGTGAGCGATTTGCATCAAATTTTACTAAAAGGCGGCGGTCTTTTTAGTTACCCAGCAACGAGCGATCATCCAAATGGCAAGCTAAGGGTTGTCTTTGAGGTGCTCCCTTTTGCCTTTATATATGAAAACGCAAAGGGCGCAACCTCAAACGGCAAAAACCAAACACTCTTTGATATAAAAATAGAAAAAATTCACCAAACTACGCCATGCTTCTTTGGCTCACGTGATGAAATTTCTCTTTTGCATAAATTTTACGAGCAAAAATAA
- a CDS encoding DUF1523 family protein: MITFIKRICVTFVVLLHLFLAFLVDFSFPHYASVQITGGDVKRMDKDGIIDAKNPADGPVRDVYFIYTKDAKNAEKVMAYRNEDTAWGFPFYFKFNSADIQAKAQGFTNSDKNVTIKYYGYRISMLNEFRNAISIKDSGTSTSWPIASYVLYFILFISLVIWIRKINKAFAPKVENLETK, encoded by the coding sequence ATGATCACATTTATAAAAAGAATTTGCGTTACATTTGTTGTGCTTTTGCACCTATTTTTGGCGTTTTTGGTTGATTTTTCATTTCCGCACTACGCAAGCGTGCAGATAACTGGCGGCGACGTAAAACGCATGGATAAAGATGGCATAATAGACGCTAAAAACCCAGCCGACGGCCCTGTAAGAGATGTCTACTTCATCTACACAAAAGATGCGAAAAACGCTGAAAAAGTTATGGCTTATAGAAACGAAGATACGGCGTGGGGTTTTCCATTTTATTTTAAATTTAACTCAGCCGACATCCAAGCCAAGGCGCAAGGCTTTACAAATAGCGATAAAAACGTCACTATCAAATACTATGGATATAGAATTTCTATGCTAAATGAGTTTAGAAACGCGATCTCGATAAAAGATAGCGGCACAAGTACCAGCTGGCCTATCGCTAGCTACGTCCTTTACTTCATCTTATTTATCTCGCTTGTTATCTGGATAAGAAAGATAAACAAGGCTTTTGCGCCAAAAGTTGAAAATTTAGAGACAAAATAA
- the ybeY gene encoding rRNA maturation RNase YbeY, translating into MILCEESYPEILDQICSYLTPGEVELLFINKDEMRELNRSERGIDKTTDVLSFPLELVIHAPLGSIVINKDMVKEKAAELNHSEEAETALLFTHGLLHILGYDHEKDDGQMREKECEVIAKFDLPKSLIVRSEDVRLIDLINKKG; encoded by the coding sequence ATGATACTTTGCGAAGAGAGTTATCCAGAAATTTTAGATCAAATTTGCTCATATCTAACGCCTGGAGAAGTTGAGCTTCTATTTATCAACAAAGATGAGATGAGAGAGCTAAACAGATCTGAGCGTGGCATAGATAAAACCACTGACGTCTTAAGCTTCCCCCTTGAGCTTGTCATACACGCCCCACTTGGCTCAATCGTCATAAACAAAGATATGGTAAAAGAAAAAGCTGCCGAGCTAAATCACAGCGAAGAGGCCGAAACTGCACTACTTTTTACACATGGCTTGCTACATATCTTGGGATATGATCACGAAAAAGATGATGGGCAGATGAGGGAGAAAGAGTGCGAAGTGATAGCTAAATTTGACCTGCCAAAGAGCCTAATCGTAAGAAGCGAGGACGTTAGGCTCATTGATCTTATAAACAAAAAGGGCTGA
- the metG gene encoding methionine--tRNA ligase produces MKEKAYITTPIYYVNDVPHIGHAYTTIIADTLARFNRLQGKDTYFMTGTDEHGQKIEQAARARGKTPKEYADEISAKFRSLWDEFEISYDHFIRTTDEEHKQTVQNVFEKMQANGDIYKGEYEGFYCVSCETFFNQRDLLEDNRCPDCGRVTSLVKEESYFFKLSKYEDALLKWYENDELCVIPKGKKNEVVSFVKGGLKDLSVTRTSFDWGIKLPKSANDDKHVMYVWLDALINYLTTLGYSRDNARMDFWPHTTHIVGKDILRFHAVYWPAFLMSLGLPLPKHVAAHGWWTIDGEKMSKSKGNVINPREVANAYGLENFRYFLLREVPFGQDGDYSQKALIERINSELGNGLGNLLSRIVGMSAKYSDYKIDSKDVIKFHKAELDEAKGYLDEAIKNLENLATNRYLEDIWKVITLANAAVAKYEPWSLVKAGKSDEANALVALCANLLAKVAILLSPAMPKTCAKIADTLGFSIDTASYEGLVLKNEISNFVAKATEPLFPRIEKELMGEASKPKEEAKVEAKAEPKEEKKEEGIISIDDFAKIVIKVGEVLECERVEGSEKLLKFKIDLGEEQPRQILSGIAKYYEPSSLVGKQVCVLANLKERTMMKKYVSQGMILSASDGSLTLLGTQGKVKNGAIVG; encoded by the coding sequence ATGAAAGAAAAAGCTTATATAACTACTCCGATATACTATGTAAATGACGTACCACACATCGGCCACGCCTACACGACTATCATCGCTGACACACTAGCTAGATTTAACCGCTTGCAAGGCAAAGATACCTACTTCATGACTGGCACAGACGAGCATGGTCAAAAGATCGAGCAGGCAGCTCGCGCTAGAGGCAAGACGCCAAAAGAGTACGCAGACGAGATCAGTGCGAAATTTAGATCGCTTTGGGATGAATTTGAGATAAGCTACGACCACTTCATAAGGACAACCGACGAAGAGCACAAGCAAACCGTGCAAAATGTCTTTGAAAAGATGCAAGCAAACGGCGATATCTACAAGGGCGAATACGAGGGCTTTTACTGCGTTAGCTGTGAGACATTTTTCAACCAAAGAGACCTGCTTGAAGACAACCGCTGTCCAGACTGCGGCCGCGTGACATCTTTGGTTAAAGAAGAGAGCTACTTTTTTAAGCTTTCAAAATACGAAGACGCACTTTTAAAATGGTATGAAAACGACGAGCTTTGCGTCATCCCAAAGGGCAAGAAAAATGAGGTCGTAAGCTTTGTAAAAGGCGGATTAAAAGACCTCTCTGTGACAAGAACGAGCTTTGACTGGGGCATAAAGCTACCAAAGAGCGCAAACGACGACAAGCACGTTATGTACGTCTGGCTTGACGCGCTCATAAACTACTTAACAACACTAGGATACTCAAGAGATAACGCTAGAATGGACTTTTGGCCGCATACGACACACATCGTTGGCAAGGACATTTTGCGCTTTCATGCGGTTTATTGGCCGGCATTTTTGATGAGCCTTGGCTTGCCACTACCAAAACACGTCGCAGCGCACGGCTGGTGGACGATAGATGGCGAAAAGATGAGCAAAAGCAAGGGCAACGTCATAAACCCAAGAGAGGTCGCAAACGCTTATGGACTTGAAAATTTCAGATACTTTTTGCTTAGAGAGGTGCCGTTTGGACAAGATGGTGACTACAGCCAAAAAGCCTTGATCGAGCGCATAAACTCAGAGCTTGGCAACGGACTTGGCAACTTGCTAAGCCGCATAGTAGGCATGAGCGCAAAGTATAGCGACTACAAGATCGACTCAAAAGATGTGATCAAATTTCACAAAGCCGAGCTTGATGAGGCGAAGGGCTATCTTGATGAGGCAATTAAAAATTTAGAAAATTTAGCGACAAACCGCTATTTAGAGGATATTTGGAAGGTTATAACGCTTGCAAACGCGGCCGTTGCGAAGTATGAGCCATGGTCGCTCGTAAAAGCTGGCAAAAGTGACGAGGCAAACGCACTTGTGGCACTTTGCGCAAATTTACTTGCAAAAGTGGCGATACTACTTAGCCCAGCTATGCCAAAAACTTGCGCCAAGATAGCTGATACGCTTGGATTTAGCATAGATACAGCTTCTTACGAAGGTCTTGTATTAAAAAATGAAATTTCAAATTTTGTGGCAAAAGCTACAGAGCCACTCTTTCCAAGGATAGAAAAAGAGCTAATGGGCGAGGCTAGCAAGCCAAAAGAAGAAGCAAAAGTAGAGGCAAAAGCTGAGCCAAAAGAGGAGAAAAAAGAAGAAGGTATCATTAGCATCGATGACTTTGCCAAAATAGTGATAAAAGTAGGAGAAGTGCTCGAGTGCGAGAGAGTTGAGGGCAGTGAGAAGCTGCTTAAATTTAAGATAGATCTTGGCGAGGAGCAGCCACGTCAAATTTTATCAGGCATCGCCAAATACTACGAGCCTAGCTCGCTTGTGGGCAAGCAAGTTTGCGTTTTAGCAAATTTAAAAGAGCGAACGATGATGAAAAAATATGTCTCACAAGGCATGATCCTAAGCGCATCAGACGGCTCGCTAACGCTTCTTGGCACGCAGGGCAAGGTCAAAAATGGCGCGATCGTTGGCTAA
- a CDS encoding flagellar biosynthesis protein, protein MKNLLLAIFAVFMLCGCAPKGIFVSLPDEQAPSSISKKTKIYIDSVKDVRAFENDPKQASTPSLYKHNVNEVSAKEKQKYIGRTRNGYGKGLWNVILENKQRTTSVVRARIEDAFRSNGYQVIKNESEVDKDTISVNAKIEKLWTYLTLGAVKVGLNADISTTLSVNNKELSTVVKRKEEYLLVNQNDYANIIKSSLAEYKEKLAKQISELNLE, encoded by the coding sequence ATGAAAAATTTATTACTGGCGATATTTGCCGTCTTTATGCTTTGTGGCTGCGCTCCAAAGGGGATATTTGTGAGTTTGCCAGACGAGCAAGCGCCTTCAAGCATTAGCAAAAAGACAAAAATTTACATCGACAGCGTCAAGGATGTGAGAGCCTTTGAAAACGACCCAAAACAAGCAAGCACCCCATCTTTATACAAGCACAATGTAAATGAAGTTAGCGCAAAAGAGAAGCAAAAATACATCGGCAGGACGAGAAATGGCTATGGCAAAGGGCTGTGGAACGTCATTTTAGAAAATAAGCAAAGGACAACTAGCGTAGTAAGGGCGCGTATCGAGGACGCCTTTAGAAGTAATGGCTACCAAGTCATAAAAAATGAAAGCGAAGTAGATAAGGATACGATAAGCGTCAATGCAAAGATAGAAAAACTTTGGACTTACTTAACGCTTGGTGCGGTAAAAGTCGGTCTAAATGCCGATATAAGCACCACTTTAAGCGTAAACAACAAGGAGCTAAGCACGGTCGTAAAACGCAAAGAAGAGTATCTTTTAGTAAATCAAAATGACTATGCAAATATCATCAAAAGCTCTTTGGCTGAGTACAAAGAGAAGCTTGCAAAACAGATAAGCGAGCTAAATTTAGAGTAA
- the queC gene encoding 7-cyano-7-deazaguanine synthase QueC: MYNFSKFKGQNMKKAVCIMSGGMDSTLCAVMAKRAGYDVVALHFDYNQRTMKREKRAFDEICERLGVVKKINLDVSFIAQIGGNSLTDKSLQIRKDGVSKDVPNTYVPFRNGVFISIAAALAEKEGAQAIYIGVVEEDSSGYPDCKESFIKSINEAINLGTSAEFSCEIITPLVNLSKADIVSKSLELGSPIELTWSCYESEDEACGLCDSCRLRLNGFKKANAVDKIPYKK; the protein is encoded by the coding sequence TTGTATAATTTTAGCAAATTTAAAGGGCAAAATATGAAAAAAGCAGTTTGTATAATGAGCGGCGGCATGGATAGCACGCTTTGCGCTGTGATGGCAAAGAGGGCTGGATATGATGTGGTCGCACTTCATTTTGACTATAACCAAAGAACTATGAAGCGTGAAAAGCGCGCGTTTGACGAGATCTGTGAGCGACTGGGCGTGGTTAAAAAGATAAATTTAGACGTTAGCTTCATCGCTCAAATAGGCGGAAATTCGCTAACTGATAAGAGCCTGCAGATAAGAAAAGATGGCGTTAGCAAGGACGTGCCAAACACCTACGTACCGTTTAGAAATGGCGTATTTATCTCAATCGCCGCAGCACTTGCTGAAAAAGAGGGGGCGCAGGCGATCTACATAGGCGTGGTCGAGGAGGATAGTTCTGGGTATCCTGACTGCAAAGAGAGCTTTATAAAAAGCATAAATGAGGCGATAAATTTAGGCACGTCGGCTGAGTTTTCTTGTGAGATCATCACGCCGCTTGTAAATTTAAGCAAGGCTGATATCGTCTCAAAGTCGCTTGAGCTTGGCTCACCAATAGAGCTCACATGGAGCTGCTACGAGAGCGAGGATGAGGCGTGCGGGCTTTGTGATAGTTGTAGGCTAAGGCTAAATGGCTTTAAAAAAGCAAACGCCGTTGATAAAATCCCTTATAAAAAGTGA
- the hcp gene encoding hydroxylamine reductase, translating into MKDMKMFCHQCEMSAEDGCGAKGQPMGTCGKSDTLALLQDTMVFGLKGLSAYRHHAHELGADTSNVDRVMADTLYFTLTNSNFNFDEHIKQLLEVGGAGVEVMNLLSEAHTAKFGIPTPVRVSQNKVEGKAILVSGHNLHALKALLEATKDKGINIYTHSEMLPAHGYPELRKYSHLKGNVGKAWFDQTKLFNEFKGAILMTTNCIVPLRSNCTYADRLFGYSIAGTNGVKHIENDDFTPLIECALACGDVSGFDSDESLVTGGHYKTILTLAPQILDAINTGKIRRFFVIAGCDAPGKGREYYRELAASLPKDCVILTSSCGKFRFNDIDFGNVPGTELPRYIDLGQCNDSNGAVKIALALSEATGIAVNDLPVSIVLMWMEQKAVIILLALFSLGIKNINVGPSLPKFFNEEIINFLVDKFNVRPISGDAQADLKYFLGE; encoded by the coding sequence ATGAAAGATATGAAGATGTTTTGCCATCAGTGCGAGATGAGCGCTGAGGACGGATGCGGTGCAAAGGGCCAGCCTATGGGCACCTGTGGCAAGAGCGACACGCTAGCGCTTTTGCAAGATACGATGGTTTTTGGCTTAAAAGGCCTTAGCGCATACCGCCATCACGCACACGAGCTTGGCGCTGATACTAGCAATGTTGATCGCGTTATGGCTGATACGCTTTATTTCACGCTTACAAACTCAAATTTCAACTTCGATGAGCACATCAAACAACTTCTTGAAGTAGGCGGTGCTGGCGTTGAGGTGATGAACCTGCTAAGCGAGGCTCATACGGCTAAATTTGGCATCCCAACACCAGTTAGAGTGAGCCAAAACAAGGTCGAGGGCAAGGCGATCTTAGTAAGCGGACACAACTTGCACGCTCTAAAAGCGCTACTTGAGGCGACAAAAGATAAAGGCATCAACATCTACACTCACTCAGAGATGCTTCCAGCTCACGGATACCCAGAACTACGCAAGTATAGCCACCTAAAAGGCAACGTCGGCAAGGCGTGGTTTGACCAAACCAAGCTATTTAACGAATTTAAAGGTGCGATACTAATGACAACAAACTGCATCGTGCCACTACGCTCAAACTGCACATACGCTGACAGGCTATTTGGCTACTCGATCGCAGGCACAAACGGCGTAAAACACATCGAAAACGACGACTTCACACCACTTATCGAGTGCGCACTAGCCTGTGGCGACGTTAGTGGCTTTGATAGCGACGAGAGCCTAGTAACTGGCGGTCACTACAAAACTATCCTAACTTTAGCCCCTCAAATTTTAGACGCGATAAACACTGGTAAGATCCGCAGATTTTTCGTGATCGCTGGCTGTGACGCGCCTGGCAAGGGACGTGAGTACTATAGAGAGCTAGCTGCTAGCCTTCCAAAAGACTGCGTGATACTTACTTCAAGCTGCGGTAAATTTAGATTTAACGACATCGACTTTGGCAACGTCCCAGGCACCGAGCTACCACGCTACATCGACCTTGGCCAGTGCAACGACAGTAACGGCGCAGTTAAGATTGCTCTTGCACTAAGCGAGGCAACAGGTATCGCAGTAAATGACCTACCAGTTTCTATCGTGTTAATGTGGATGGAGCAAAAAGCGGTCATCATCTTGCTAGCGCTATTTAGCCTTGGTATCAAAAACATCAACGTAGGACCAAGCTTGCCTAAATTTTTCAATGAAGAGATCATAAATTTCTTAGTGGATAAATTTAACGTTAGACCAATTAGCGGCGACGCGCAAGCTGATCTAAAATACTTCTTAGGTGAGTAA
- a CDS encoding lytic transglycosylase domain-containing protein — protein MFLLRHFSILSLAYVALLAKIYTYEELKNEPKSLAKDYYINRLINEGSYTKEQIAELSRDVFRKSGLVQKSINKILPPKAAPSKCPGINASNITTASLACQNLLTTMSFSLKLDSKTREILAANLASTNPEKARILRTLNEPNPALSFANANDTKSFLELFNASNPQSKSALFSVNFEANFMNKLYMQKGFTNLLNDVVFNKKYESFRRNLLSIDPAVTEKSDAFTLGLNAILLGQNDVAFSFFTRAKNTFDRAWQRDNATFWQYELSGDESFLKELSASKDANIYSLYARDLVGGEPLEVIVPRPSKQNIENFDVSDPFLWNKTAALAKDMNATQASEFAMKFYTNESIGAYAYFMQKAHGWEKQYFLMPNSPELEGISTERKSMIYALARQESLFIPSVVSTSYALGMMQFMPFLANAIGKKELKIPNFDQDDLFKTDVAFKFANHHLNYLDKFLYHPLFTAYAYNGGIGFTKKVITRDDMFKEGKFEPFLSIELVPVAETRNYGKKVLANYVIYMALNGSSIKISQLFENLTKPALTDKFRN, from the coding sequence TTGTTTTTGCTGCGTCACTTTAGTATCCTCTCTTTAGCCTATGTTGCTCTTTTAGCTAAAATTTACACCTACGAGGAGCTAAAAAACGAGCCAAAAAGCCTTGCAAAAGACTACTATATAAACCGCCTTATAAACGAGGGCAGCTACACAAAGGAGCAGATAGCTGAGCTTTCACGCGACGTTTTTAGAAAAAGTGGCTTAGTTCAAAAATCAATCAATAAAATTTTACCTCCCAAAGCAGCCCCTAGCAAGTGCCCTGGCATAAACGCAAGCAACATCACAACTGCTAGCTTGGCTTGCCAAAATTTACTAACAACGATGAGCTTTTCTCTAAAGCTTGATAGCAAAACTCGTGAAATTTTAGCGGCAAATCTTGCAAGCACAAATCCAGAAAAAGCTAGAATTTTACGCACTTTAAACGAGCCAAACCCAGCTCTTAGCTTTGCAAATGCAAACGATACAAAGAGCTTTTTAGAGCTTTTTAACGCTTCAAACCCGCAAAGTAAAAGTGCTCTTTTTAGCGTAAATTTTGAAGCAAATTTTATGAACAAGCTCTACATGCAAAAGGGCTTTACAAATTTATTAAACGATGTAGTCTTTAATAAAAAATATGAAAGCTTTAGAAGAAATTTACTTAGCATAGATCCAGCTGTAACTGAAAAAAGCGACGCATTTACACTTGGGCTAAACGCCATCTTGCTTGGTCAAAATGACGTTGCATTTAGTTTTTTCACAAGAGCTAAAAACACCTTTGATAGGGCTTGGCAAAGAGACAATGCCACATTTTGGCAGTATGAACTAAGCGGCGATGAGAGCTTTTTAAAAGAGCTAAGTGCTAGCAAAGATGCAAATATCTACTCACTTTACGCAAGAGATTTGGTCGGTGGCGAGCCACTTGAGGTGATAGTGCCAAGGCCTAGCAAGCAAAATATTGAAAATTTTGATGTAAGCGATCCGTTTTTATGGAACAAAACCGCAGCTCTTGCAAAAGATATGAACGCCACGCAAGCAAGCGAATTTGCTATGAAATTTTACACAAACGAGAGCATCGGCGCATACGCATACTTTATGCAAAAGGCGCATGGCTGGGAGAAGCAGTACTTTTTGATGCCAAACTCGCCTGAGCTTGAGGGCATCAGCACTGAGCGAAAGTCGATGATCTACGCACTAGCAAGACAAGAGAGCCTCTTTATCCCAAGTGTCGTTTCTACCTCTTACGCCCTTGGCATGATGCAGTTTATGCCATTTCTTGCAAATGCGATTGGCAAAAAAGAGCTAAAAATTCCAAATTTTGATCAAGATGATCTTTTTAAAACAGATGTTGCATTTAAATTTGCAAATCATCACCTAAACTATCTTGATAAATTTCTTTATCATCCGCTCTTTACGGCCTACGCGTATAACGGCGGTATCGGTTTTACCAAAAAAGTCATCACAAGAGATGATATGTTTAAAGAGGGGAAATTTGAGCCGTTTTTATCGATCGAGCTAGTCCCAGTGGCTGAGACTAGAAACTACGGCAAGAAGGTGCTTGCAAACTACGTGATCTATATGGCGCTTAATGGTTCCAGTATAAAGATTTCGCAACTTTTCGAAAATTTAACAAAACCGGCTTTGACTGATAAATTTCGAAACTAA
- the mobB gene encoding molybdopterin-guanine dinucleotide biosynthesis protein B, with product MKRLAIAFSGPSNSGKTTLILKVAKKFIDDGLKVVVVKHDPGDKAKFDVEGKDSFKFSQAGADVVVMSPTRTTYFSQSSQGIDEVIRMIGEFDMLLVEGLKTLPLPRLSVFRGEIDEAYLSFSDAIATYKKQIPYEITNLNLDDIDAICAWIIKNAKAV from the coding sequence ATGAAAAGACTTGCCATTGCTTTTTCTGGCCCTTCAAACAGCGGAAAAACGACGCTTATCTTAAAAGTAGCAAAAAAATTTATAGATGATGGGCTAAAGGTCGTTGTAGTCAAGCACGACCCAGGCGACAAGGCCAAATTTGACGTTGAAGGCAAGGATAGCTTTAAATTTTCTCAGGCAGGAGCCGACGTAGTCGTGATGAGTCCGACTAGAACGACTTACTTTTCGCAAAGCTCGCAAGGCATAGACGAGGTCATAAGGATGATCGGCGAGTTTGACATGCTCTTAGTCGAGGGGCTAAAGACACTGCCACTGCCAAGACTAAGCGTCTTTAGAGGTGAGATTGATGAAGCATATCTTAGCTTTTCAGACGCGATCGCCACTTATAAAAAGCAGATCCCATACGAGATCACAAATCTAAATTTAGACGATATAGACGCCATTTGTGCGTGGATAATCAAAAATGCAAAGGCTGTATAA